DNA sequence from the Candidatus Stygibacter australis genome:
GATCTCGCATGGCTTCTTCTTCAAGGCTTAAGTCAGCAGGATGGATTATTTTAAGAAGACTTTTACGGCAGGGTTTTATATCTGTTTCTTCGTAATGCAATAATTGAAATACTTTTGGAGACCACCAGTGCTGATCAATTTTCAGGTCTTTCCAATCCCATAATCCATCAGATGAACCTTTAATTGCCAGTTCAAAACGCTGCCATGTATCTTCCAGTAATGCCAGAGTCTCATTTTTTTCTTCTACTTCATTGCTTAATGAATGCATCAGACCTATGATCTCTTCCCTGCTTTGTTTCAGCTTTTCCAGAGTACTGGTCAGCTCTTTCTCTATTGTGAGTTTTTCTGTCTCTTCAAGTTCAAGATGGTTCATGATCCGATTGAATCCAGAATAGAGTCTGCCAATTTCATCATTACTGCCTTTTTCCAGACGACGACTGTAATCCCGGGCGTTAGATACATTCTCCGTTGCTTCCAGCAACTTGTTCAAAGGCTCTGAAACGGTTCTTTGCAGATTCATTGTTACAAAGTAGAATAATAAGATCAATAAAATTGCTATCAGAAGTGTGGTATAACTAAACCTGACAACCTGTTTATACATTTCTGTAGTATCTTCACAGAGGTATAATGTGCCATACACCTTTCTATTATGCATTATTGGCAAAAATAGATGCAAATGTCCTTGAGTAAAAAATAAAGTATCCGCATAAACTTTTCCAGTATATGCTGCAATATCATCAGATTGAATGTAAGCGGCAACTGCTTTACCTTCATTGTCATAGATAAGACACTGTCGGATAGAGTTATATATCCTGAATTTCTCCAGCTTGGCTTCCACACTTGCCATATCAAGATAAAATGCCAGTGGTATCACACAATTATCACTCATTAAATCAGCTTTGATAATGCTGCTCTGTTTAAAATCCTCTTCAGTAATATGCTTAAAATTATTTACTAATAATATCCCTAAAGAAATTACTACAAAGCTGGTGATCACAAACACCCAGAATGATATTCTGAATTTTAAGGAAAACTTTTTCATGGGCTTTCCTTTTTTACTGGGTTAATGATCTTCGCATGTTCAAGAAGTAAATAACTCGCATTCAATCCTGATTCGGCAAGGGCTGTTTCATTAATATAAAATCCCAGATGATCGTCTTCTCTACAGATGGTGATCAAGATTCCCGCTTCAGCATATTCAGGCTTATCGCTTATTGTGAGGATTGGTTTATTACTGACTACTTCCAGCACTTCCTTCAATTTTGATTCTGATATGTTGGATAAGAATAGTAAGTCGCAGCGTAATAACTCTTCTTCTGTTTTAGGGATAATTACTTTCACCTTTTTATCTTTGATCTGTCTATCAGAAAAAAAACTCTTAAGTTCAGGATAGATTTCCTTTTTATCGATAGTTCCAATAATAAATTCATCACTGTCAGGATTTGTTCTCTGTGCCGAATCCCATTTAATAAAGCGAGTGAATCTCTCAATAAATACAACTTTAAGCTGCTGTTCATCTACCTGTGAAAATAATGAAATCGCATTTGTGACGATCAGTATTATAAGCACTAAATCACCAAAAACTATTTTCGATTTCATCTTCCCCCAGGTATTTTATTTCCTTCATAATTAACCCATTCTTAAAAACAAGTTTTGGCAAGAAAATAGTCAAGAGAAAGCTTTTATAATTGCATGTTTCCGGATAATAATATGTTTATATTAGATTATTAAATCAATAGAGCAGTTTTTTTACCCTGTTAGCAGGCACCTTCTCGTCTTTGGATATAGTTTCAATGATCTCTCGGTTGGAAAGCCCATCGGCAATGAGTATATTTATCTTCTCCTTCAAAAGCTCATCAGTCATCACAATTTGTTCCTTTCCCGAAATCACTGCTACGAATTCTCCCTTGAGTTTTATTTCTTTTCCATTTACCAATTCTTGCAGAGTAGTGCGGATATATTCCTCATGCAGTTTTGTGAGTTCTCGGGCCAGGGTCACCTTTCTCTCGCCATATACTTCGTAAATATCTTTTGCAAAAGAAAGGATATCATGTGGTGAAACGTAGAAGATCATTGTATCTGGACATGTTTTAAGGTTTTGCAGAAGCGCATTTTTTGTCTTATTTTTATCAGGTAAAAAACCTATGAAATAGAAATGGTCATTAGGCAAACCAGAGCCAACAAGTGCTGGTATTAATGCTGTAGCTCCTGGCAGTGCGTCCACAATTATTCCTGCCTCTATAGCCTGAGAGACTATTTCTGCGGCAGGATCACTGATCCCGGGGCTCCCGGCATCACTTATCACGGCGATATTCTCTCCGGACTGCAGCCTCTTTATGAATTCACTGCTCCGCTTCTTCTCATTAAATTTATGATAACTGGTCATGGGTGTGGAAATATTATAATGTTTAAGCAGATAAGCAGATGTGCGTGTATCTTCTGCACCGATCAAATCAACCATTTCAAGGACTTCGAGCGCTCTTAGTGTTATATCTTTAAGATTGCCGATCGGCGTTGGAACCAGATATAGTTTGCCTTTAGTTTTCATAAATAAATAGATCCCGCCCTAATTATAGAGCGGGATCATTATTCCAGATATAATTATTGTTCTTTGTATTTCTTGAGTATATCAAGCACAAAGTCAATGTCTGCTTCAGTGTGGTCTCCATTGACTTGGAAACGGATTTCTTCGTCACCTTTGGGTACAACAGGGAAGTTCAAGCCAGTTCCTAATACGCCATTTTTGGTCAGGTATTTCACCAGGTCAGCAGTTTTAGGTGTGTCACGAACCATCAGTGGCACTACAGGATGTGGTCCAGGAATGGTTTCATAACCGAGGTCAAGAAGTCCCTTCTCAAATTTTGCTGTCATTTTTGCCAGATGAGCAATTCTTTCTTTTCCTGCTGGGGTATCTACGATTTCCAGTACCTTCAATACAGCTGCAGCTTCTGAGCAAGTGATAGGATTACTGTAAATATACATCGGAGCTTTTTGACGCAGATAATCAAGAACTACTTTGGAAGCTACTACGTAACCACCATTCACACCATAGGCTTTACCCATGGTTCCGATCAGGATATCCACCTTGGCTCCGGTATATTCCTCTGTTCCACGACCTGTGGCTCCAAAAGCTCCCACACCGTGAGAATCATCAGCTATTGTGATCACACCCTGTTCAAATTTGTCATCATATTCCTTGCAAATGGGAACCAGTTTTTCAAATGGGCAATGGTCTCCACGCATGGAAAAAATACCATCTGTGATAACAATACAGCGTTTTCCTTTGCCAATTGCTTCTTCCAGTTTTGCCCGTAAATCTGCCATATCATTATGCTTGTAAATCAGTTTTGCTGCTGGACGGCAAAGACGCATTGCCTGGATTATGCAGTTATGATTTAATTCATCTGATACTAAAACGGTTTCTTTATCTGTAAGTGGATAGATCACACCCAGTGAAGTTACGTAAGCTGATGAAAATATCATGGCGGCTTCCCTGCCATGAAATTCTGCCAGTTTCTTTTCTAATTCGATATGGGGGGTATGAGTTCCACTGATGAAGCGGACTGCACCAGGTCCTACACCATATTTATGAGCTGCTTCTTCCTCTGCTGCGATCACTTCCGGGTTCATGCTCATGCCAAGATAAGAATTCGCATTCATCTTGATGAATTCCTTATCGCCATAGCCATCAATTAAATAACGCGGTCCCTTATTGCCTTTGGGCTTGATGATCTCGGTGATCACAAGTTCAGCACCTTTGGCGGTTCCTTTAGCAAATAATTCGTTAATCTCTACTTGTAAGGCTTGATTTAATTTTTTTAAAGCCATAGTATCCTCCGTTTTATTTATTTTTCCAGAATAACCGTTGCTCCTGCTATCTCCTTTAAATGAGATAGAGTTACAAATATTTTACTCACCATTAGTTCCTCTGCACGAGCCTTAGTGCTCCCATGCAGAATGATCTCCGGTGCGCCCATACTATTATTAAGTATCTCAATATCTTTAAAACTCACTCCATCAGACCAGCCACTGCCTAAAGCTTTCATGCAGGCTTCTTTTGCCGCAAATCGGGCAGCAAGGCTTTGTACTCTTGAATGCTTATTCTCGCAGAGCGTGAGTTCCTTGTCTGTAAAGACCTTCTTCAGAAATTGGGGTTTACTGATGCTCTTCTCAAGGCGCGATACCTCGATCAGATCAGTACCAATACCAATTATCATCTTATTTCAGTTTTTTCTCTAAAACCGTCAGCATATCCTGGGTCATGGCTGATAGATCATAGCTCGGCTCCCAGCCCCATTCGGCTCTGGCTGCACTGTCATCCATGGAATTAGGCCAGCTGTTGGCGATGCCTTCTTTCACTTTGTCCACATTATAATCCATTACAAATTCAGGAATATGCTTCTTGATCTCTGCAGCAATTATCTCCGGATCAAAGCTCATGGCGGTTACGTTGAAGGCATTACGGTGAATAAGTTTGGCTGGATCTGCTTCCATCAGGTCGATGCCTGCCTTCAAGGCATCCGGCATATACATCATATCCAAAAATGTGCCGGCTGGAAGGTTACAGGTATATTTCTTTTGCTTAATTGCTTCGTAATAGATTTCAACTGCATAATCAGTGGTTCCGCCACCCGGAAGGGTCTCATTGGAGATGATGCCCGGATAACGTACTCCACGCGTGTCTACTCCAAATCTTTTATAATAATAATCGCATAATAATTCGCCAGCCACCTTGGTTACACCATACATGGTGGAAGGACGCTGGATAGTATCCTGAGGAGTATTATCCAGAGGTGTAGAAGAACCAAAAGCACCAATTGAACTGGGAGTGAATACTGCACAATTTGCCTCTCTGGCTACTTCCAGAACATTATAAAGGGCATTGATATTTACATTCCAGGCAAGATTAGGTTTTGCTTCTGCTACTGCTGAGAGGATTGCTGCCAGATGATAAATTGTGTCTATATCATATTTTTTTACTACGTCAGTCACCTGCTGAGCATTTGTGCAATTAACTATTTCCCAAGGTCCGGATTCCTTTAATTTGCCTTCAGGTTGAGTTCTATTTACTCCGCAGACCACATTTTCTACTCCATATACACGCCGTAATTCCATCACAAGTTCAGATCCGATTTGTCCTACTCCGCCAGTTACTAAAATCTTCTTCATAACTTATTCTCCTGCATTATTAATTTCTGAAATAAACTTTGCCACCTGTTTTTTGTCAATAATAAAGTGATAGCTGATGGATATAATCCCCAAAATTCTGTAAACCAAGTGAACACAGTAAACATTGTTAAACAGAATCTTTGGCTCTTCTCTGCTCTATAACCCCACCCTGTCCTCTTTGTCCTCTCAGTTCTCTTTGTCCTCTACGTCCACAATGTCCATTCTGTCCATCATGTCCATAATCTCGATTCCCAGTTTTTCCCTCGTAGAGGATATCTATTTGTAGAAACTTTAATGACACCATTCCCCTTCTTTTCCCCCAACGTCGCAGACGTTGCGGGAAAAGAAGAGAGGGTAGGGGAATTGGTTCATTTTTTACTACAAATAAATAAGCACTACGTGCTAAAAGACAACCCATCCATCCAGATCATAAAAAACTTCTGGACAAAATAATCAAGTATATAATATTTTATATGTATATTTGGAAGAAACAAAATTCAAGGAGCAAAATGATGAAGAGGATTTTTCTAATTATTATAACATTAGTCATTTTATCAGGAACACTATTTAGTGAAGAATTAAACATGGATCGAGTAATACCGAAGAAACTTGTTTATTCTGAATTACCGGATGATTATCCAAAGGAACTGGATGAGCTGTTCATTTTCTACTGGGATACAGTCCATATGATGGAGGATTGGGACGTTAGAGGGATGGAAGCGGTAAGTAAGTTACTGGAATATTTTGATGGCATAGATATATCCAAAAGAGCAAGAATTGCCTATTTACAATGGCTGGCAGCAAACTGTCTTCCAGAGTATCTTAGGGAATTAATACAATAAAATGATATTATAAAAAGTTGAGGTAAAAATGAGACGAGGAATAATTTTATTGCTGTTGTTTTTTTCTTTTAGTATGTTACTGGGAAGAAGTGGAACTGTTTTTATGAGGGAATCACGTTTCGTGATTGACAAAGAAGAGAATAATTATCAATTAGTTGAATCATATGCATTTGAAGAAGGATTTTATGGGTTAGAAATGACAAAACCGGATGAATATAATAGTGGCACACTTTCCTTAGGAAAAAGTCATTCAGAAGATGGTATGCATGATGAGATATTTTCATTTAATGGAATAAATGATGTAAAAAAATATCAAGTAGATAATGAATATATATTTTCGATATCACCCCATGGAGAATACTTTATGACTATGAAAGATCATAAGGAATATATTCTGAGAACAAAGAATGGAGATATGTGTTATTCCATAATTAAAAATGATTTAGCAAGGAATGAATTGAGCTCTACAGGATGTCAACTATTTGAAAAACGGGAAAATGATCATTTGTTATTTGTTAATAATCAAGGCAGTATAATATGTGATATTCCATCATTAAGAGATACAATTGAAGGATCAATTCTGGTTAAGCCACTGTATTTTAAAGATCAATTACAAGCTGTAATCATTGGTAAAGGTATGACAGCAGATGAGCAGATAGATAAATTTCCGAAAGAATCAAGAATATACTTTTTTAATAATGATTATTCTGTTTCTCATTATATAAGTATTGATGGTGGTTTGCCAATATGTCATAGTAATGAGGTTGAAAACGAAGAATATCTCATATATGAATCATATACTGGAAAAAAGAGTTTTGATTATGGTAATAAACGGATACACATATTGCGTAATGATCAGGAAATCATGCAGTTTGAGGGAGGAATGACTGATTATAGTTACTCTCCTGATGGAAAAATGGTTATCATGAATTTAACAACTAGCAGAGGACAAGTTGGGTATATCATTGATTTGGAAAAAGCTGAGATCATGAGAAAACTTGACGTTAGATGTGCATCCAATTCATCTATTGCCAGTAAAGAATATCCATTTTTGGCATACTGGTTCTATGATAAAGTCAAAGTTGTGAACTATTTAACAGGTGAGCTTGTGTTGGAAGAAGAGGTCAAATCAGATAAATATGTAAAAGGCATGAATTACAGTAAAATTCAGATTTCCGGAAATGGAAAACAATTAACTGTATTTAAAAAGAATCTTTATAAAAAGTATAGGATATTATCTGGGGAGTAAGGGAAAATGAAGAATATGTTGAATGAGAAGTGTTTAATATTTACTTACTCATCAGAAATAATTTGTATAAGTAGTTATGCAACTGCTAATTTTTTCCTCGTAGAGGATATTTATTTGTAGTAAATATCAAAATACCCACCCCACACTTCCTCTTCCGTTTTTTTTCTACAAATAATTAAGCACTACGTGCTAAAATACAATTCATCCAGCCAAATTAAGAAAAACTTCTGGACATTTTGAAAGAATACACTGATTTAAAGATCATCCTTAAAGGCAGGATAAAGGAGAGGTGCTGATTGACTAAATCAAAAGTTTTATTATTATTGCTGGTGATCATTATCAGCTTATGGGCAGACAGCGATCAGATCGTGCAGATGGCAATAAAATCACCGGAAATGCTGAGCAGCAGGATTGCTCTGGAGTATGCAGAACTTTGCAATCGGTTGGGTATTCAGTATCAGGAATTTACCGTTAAAGGATTGATCGGCTATGGTTTCACAGAGCCAGAACGGCAGAAAATCCTCCAAGCTCCGGAAGAACTGGAAATTAATGTGGAAGGATCCGGGCGACAGCAATTGATAACCGTCAGGCATCCTGGATTGACTCGTCCGGTCCATTTTGCCCTGCAGGATAGTATGCTGATAAGTCCTTTTCAATTGCAGACCAGGGATTGGCAGGTGCACACCGGTACTTATATAGAATACCGTGTGAGTGATGATGAGGTATTTAAAATAGAGCAATTAGAGATCCTGGATAATTTTTGTGAATATCTGCTGGAATTATTACAAGTTTCACCAGCCAGGCAGGAATTGCTTAAAGAGAATAAACTCATCTATTATCTTTGTGCAGATAGAGATGAGATTATCCGGCTTACGGGATATAATTGCCGTGGCATGGGGATTCTGGCAGAAGATGCAGTTGTTTCTCTCTATCCCTGTCATTTTCATGAGCTCTGTCATCTGATGATAAATTTTGCTTTGCAGGATGTTCCGCTTTATACGCATCCTT
Encoded proteins:
- a CDS encoding aminotransferase class I/II-fold pyridoxal phosphate-dependent enzyme; its protein translation is MALKKLNQALQVEINELFAKGTAKGAELVITEIIKPKGNKGPRYLIDGYGDKEFIKMNANSYLGMSMNPEVIAAEEEAAHKYGVGPGAVRFISGTHTPHIELEKKLAEFHGREAAMIFSSAYVTSLGVIYPLTDKETVLVSDELNHNCIIQAMRLCRPAAKLIYKHNDMADLRAKLEEAIGKGKRCIVITDGIFSMRGDHCPFEKLVPICKEYDDKFEQGVITIADDSHGVGAFGATGRGTEEYTGAKVDILIGTMGKAYGVNGGYVVASKVVLDYLRQKAPMYIYSNPITCSEAAAVLKVLEIVDTPAGKERIAHLAKMTAKFEKGLLDLGYETIPGPHPVVPLMVRDTPKTADLVKYLTKNGVLGTGLNFPVVPKGDEEIRFQVNGDHTEADIDFVLDILKKYKEQ
- the acpS gene encoding holo-ACP synthase; protein product: MIIGIGTDLIEVSRLEKSISKPQFLKKVFTDKELTLCENKHSRVQSLAARFAAKEACMKALGSGWSDGVSFKDIEILNNSMGAPEIILHGSTKARAEELMVSKIFVTLSHLKEIAGATVILEK
- a CDS encoding L-threonine 3-dehydrogenase — its product is MKKILVTGGVGQIGSELVMELRRVYGVENVVCGVNRTQPEGKLKESGPWEIVNCTNAQQVTDVVKKYDIDTIYHLAAILSAVAEAKPNLAWNVNINALYNVLEVAREANCAVFTPSSIGAFGSSTPLDNTPQDTIQRPSTMYGVTKVAGELLCDYYYKRFGVDTRGVRYPGIISNETLPGGGTTDYAVEIYYEAIKQKKYTCNLPAGTFLDMMYMPDALKAGIDLMEADPAKLIHRNAFNVTAMSFDPEIIAAEIKKHIPEFVMDYNVDKVKEGIANSWPNSMDDSAARAEWGWEPSYDLSAMTQDMLTVLEKKLK
- a CDS encoding HAMP domain-containing protein, translating into MKKFSLKFRISFWVFVITSFVVISLGILLVNNFKHITEEDFKQSSIIKADLMSDNCVIPLAFYLDMASVEAKLEKFRIYNSIRQCLIYDNEGKAVAAYIQSDDIAAYTGKVYADTLFFTQGHLHLFLPIMHNRKVYGTLYLCEDTTEMYKQVVRFSYTTLLIAILLILLFYFVTMNLQRTVSEPLNKLLEATENVSNARDYSRRLEKGSNDEIGRLYSGFNRIMNHLELEETEKLTIEKELTSTLEKLKQSREEIIGLMHSLSNEVEEKNETLALLEDTWQRFELAIKGSSDGLWDWKDLKIDQHWWSPKVFQLLHYEETDIKPCRKSLLKIIHPADLSLEEEAMRD
- a CDS encoding YfiR family protein → MKSKIVFGDLVLIILIVTNAISLFSQVDEQQLKVVFIERFTRFIKWDSAQRTNPDSDEFIIGTIDKKEIYPELKSFFSDRQIKDKKVKVIIPKTEEELLRCDLLFLSNISESKLKEVLEVVSNKPILTISDKPEYAEAGILITICREDDHLGFYINETALAESGLNASYLLLEHAKIINPVKKESP
- the rsmI gene encoding 16S rRNA (cytidine(1402)-2'-O)-methyltransferase translates to MKTKGKLYLVPTPIGNLKDITLRALEVLEMVDLIGAEDTRTSAYLLKHYNISTPMTSYHKFNEKKRSSEFIKRLQSGENIAVISDAGSPGISDPAAEIVSQAIEAGIIVDALPGATALIPALVGSGLPNDHFYFIGFLPDKNKTKNALLQNLKTCPDTMIFYVSPHDILSFAKDIYEVYGERKVTLARELTKLHEEYIRTTLQELVNGKEIKLKGEFVAVISGKEQIVMTDELLKEKINILIADGLSNREIIETISKDEKVPANRVKKLLY